In one Drosophila pseudoobscura strain MV-25-SWS-2005 chromosome X, UCI_Dpse_MV25, whole genome shotgun sequence genomic region, the following are encoded:
- the Usp16-45 gene encoding ubiquitin carboxyl-terminal hydrolase 45 isoform X1: MGKKRQMDNHDNASSTDSGQEDSHGQTIGASGSAGAAGVGSSGADGPMTSCCQHIKKSVDAARLRRQLKATGLVYECSQCQKNQGAASGSGSGSGDLDCDFEIDSTLWLCLKCGTQLCGRSRKQHALQHYKTPHSDSHALAMNTRSFEIWCYGCDNKVTPNSRKNLLECVELVKRLAQKPPAEPPVEAPTVIAVATPSPPTITDIELKFKSALQTLGPIVPMTGGSFEDINSGISGGNLTAIPLPAPPGATALTSSSPVRGMATGTDSTAGGPNPPDSPKSEVERLPRVRGLTNLGNTCFFNAVMQCLAQTPFLLSVLRELSEPGEEFVLPGGKFDFKDKGSTELPIIRGTLSSWGSLTSALANALEELQVGGGVFTPRKLFDKLCAKCPQFTGGDQHDAHELLRQLLESVRNEDLKRYQRVILQNLGYKDQDSQNVSEEMRRKCKIYGKQAGDRILRPEQVFRGFLVSTLTCQDCHSVSSRHEYFLDMSLPVAVEKPQPPQRRKPSPESSPFPISGQTQTQNQNQLQLQSPTKINTKFTTPEDGNPFAADASSSSFYLHANQQETVGPSKSQVKKDKERERKAKRAAKHLRYKQAQKLTLKLNGNGTGSQADADSEANNELDAVDTGTGGGDGDSQTTSDGQGHHKEELISSSSTTSENSDADIEDNLVEETATTRDRAKTRGVAGGSSSASSAQGGNSSSSSSRFFTDTNGNAQPLGEKRDDTPENMDKDSLEEDENDSGIATSPLPSGISKTTTTTTTTTTAANNNEASRSPQQQRERRKEDGRSSADIVTAGVSEVGASSIRQISVELDLPPNGVVREEAGEANTDKVAKLQLQEIATQLALSDYTLEATAATTAAASATAEGVAASAAAAGVAAAAAAAAAARAKRVRTYSYSDWSTTIAPRYQCEDGECSVQSCLNSFTAVELMTGQNKVGCDSCTQRLNGNDPKAKSVNTNATKQLLVSSPPAVLILHLKRFQLGPRCIFRKLTRPVSYPNMLDIAAFCGSKVKNLPNIDRKQKKLLYALYGVVEHSGGMYGGHYTAYVKVRPKVTPEDKRWKFLPHGSKAELDQDDDQLKKLEELLAKEKARELHLNSMNDSDDFTNSSSNSSTSEEFNTNPNGLGPGQKDKQEDEAANVQAPPGKWYYVSDSRVQEVSEDTALKAQAYLLFYERIY, translated from the exons ATGGGGAAGAAGCGTCAGATGGACAACCACGACAATGCCAGTTCAACGGACTCTGGCCAGGAGGATAGCCACGGGCAGACGATCGGGGCCAGCGGCTCGGCAGGCGCTGCTGGTGTTGGCAGTTCGGGGGCCGATGGCCCCATGACCAGCTGCTGCCAGCACATCAAGAAATCGGTGGATGCGGCCCGACTGCGGCGTCAACTGAAGGCCACCGGCCTAGTCTACGAGTGTTCGCAGTGCCAAAAGAATCAGGGCGCTGCCTCCGGTTCGGGATCAGGCTCAGGAGACCTGGACTGCGACTTTGAGATCGACAGCACGCTCTGGCTGTGCCTCAAGTGCGGCACCCAGCTTTGCGGGCGGTCACGCAAGCAGCACGCCCTCCAGCACTATAAG ACACCACACTCGGACTCGCATGCGTTGGCCATGAACACAAGATCCTTTGAGATATGGTGCTATGGCTGCGACAACAAGGTCACCCCCAACTCCCGCAAGAACCTGCTCGAGTGCGTCGAGCTGGTGAAGCGTCTGGCCCAGAAGCCACCCGCCGAACCGCCCGTGGAGGCCCCCACCGTCATCGCCGTGGCCACCCCCAGTCCGCCCACTATAACCGACATCGAACTGAAATTTAAATCGGCCCTGCAGACGCTTGGACCCATTGTGCCCATGACGGGTGGCTCCTTTGAGGATATCAACAGTGGCATCAGCGGGGGCAACCTAACGGCCATACCCCTGCCGGCACCGCCCGGAGCCACTGCcctcaccagcagcagccctgtTCGAGGCATGGCCACGGGGACCGACTCCACCGCCGGCGGTCCAAATCCCCCAGACTCGCCCAAGAGCGAAGTTGAGCGACTGCCGCGCGTCCGCGGACTGACCAATTTGGGCAACACTTGCTTCTTCAATGCCGTGATGCAGTGCCTCGCCCAGACCCCGTTCCTGCTCAGTGTCCTCCGCGAGCTGTCGGAGCCAGGAGAGGA ATTCGTGCTGCCCGGTGGGAAGTTCGACTTCAAGGACAAGGGCTCCACCGAACTGCCGATCATCCGGGGTACCCTCTCCTCCTGGGGTAGCCTCACATCGGCCTTGGCCAATGCCCTCGAGGAGCTGCAGGTGGGTGGTGGTGTCTTCACGCCCCGCAAGCTCTTCGACAAGTTGTGCGCCAAGTGTCCGCAGTTTACGGGCGGGGACCAGCACGACGCCCACGAGCTGCTGCGGCAGTTGCTGGAAAGTGTGCGTAACGAGGATCTCAAGCGCTATCAGCGCGTCATCCTGCAGAACCTCGGCTACAAGGACCAGGACAGCCAAAACGTATCGGAGGAGATGCGTCGGAAGTGCAAGATTTACGGCAAACAGGCCGGCGACCGCATCCTGCGCCCGGAGCAGGTCTTCCGCGGCTTCCTCGTCTCGACGCTGACCTGCCAGGACTGCCACAGCGTCTCGTCACGGCACGAGTACTTCCTGGACATGTCCCTGCCGGTGGCTGTCGAGAAGCCCCAGCCACCGCAGCGGCGCAAGCCCAGTCCCGAGAGCTCGCCCTTCCCCATCAGCGGCCAGACGcagacccagaaccagaaccagttgcagttgcagtccCCGACCAAAATAAACACCAAGTTCACGACTCCCGAGGATGGCAACCCCTTCGCGGCGgacgcctcctcctcctcgttctACCTGCACGCCAACCAGCAGGAGACAGTCGGTCCGTCCAAGTCGCAGGTGAAAAAGGATAAGGAGCGCGAGCGCAAGGCCAAGCGGGCGGCCAAACACCTTCGTTACAAGCAGGCCCAGAAGCTCACCCTCAAGCTTAATGGGAACGGAACGGGCAGCCAGGCAGATGCCGATTCCGAGGCGAACAATGAGCTGGATGCCGTCGACACAGGGACGGGCGGCGGCGACGGGGATAGCCAGACGACCAGCGATGGCCAGGGTCATCACAAGGAGGAGCTAATTTCCTCGAGCTCCACCACATCGGAGAATTCGGACGCCGATATTGAGGATAATTTGGTGGAGGAAACGGCAACGACCAGGGACAGGGCCAAGACCAGAGGAGTCGCCGGTGGCTCATCATCCGCTTCATCCGCTCAAGGaggcaacagcagtagcagcagcagcaggtttTTCACCGACACCAATGGGAACGCCCAGCCGTTGGGCGAGAAGCGGGATGACACGCCGGAGAACATGGACAAGGACTCCCTCGAAGAGGACGAGAACG ACTCAGGCATAGCCACTAGTCCGTTGCCCAGCGGCATCAGTAAAACGACGACgaccaccaccactaccaccaccgccgccaacAACAATGAGGCCTCCAGAAgtccacagcagcagcgggagcggAGGAAGGAGGACGGCCGATCATCTGCGGACATAGTCACAGCAGGCGTGAGCGAAGTGGGAGCCTCCTCCATACGGCAAATCTCGGTTGAATTGGACCTGCCACCGAACGGAGTCGTCCGAGAAGAGGCGGGAGAGGCGAATACGGATAAGGTTGCTAagctccagctgcaggagATAGCCACCCAACTGGCTTTAAGTGACTACACCTTGGAGGCCACAgcggcaacgacagctgcagcTTCGGCCACAGCCGAAGGagtggcagcatcagcagcggcggcaggagtagcggcagctgcagcagcggcagcagcagcacgcgCTAAGCGCGTGCGAACTTACAGCTATTCGGACTGGAGCACCACGATAGCGCCGCGGTACCAGTGCGAGGACGGAGAGTGCTCTGTTCAGTCCTGCCTCAACAGCTTCACTGCCGTCGAGCTGATGACCGGCCAGAACAAGGTGGGCTGCGACAGCTGCACGCAGCGTCTGAATGGGAACGATCCGAAGGCAAAGTCGGTCAACACGAACGCCACCAAGCAGCTGCTGGTGTCCAGCCCGCCGGCGGTGCTCATCCTACACCTGAAGCGCTTCCAGCTGGGTCCGCGCTGCATATTCCGAAAGCTGACGCGGCCGGTCAGCTACCCAAACATGCTGGACATTGCCGCCTTCTGCGGGTCCAAGGTTAAGAATCTGCCCAATATCGATCGCAAGCAGAAGAAACTATTGTACGCTCTATACGGTGTGGTGGAACACTCGGGCGGTATGTACGGCGGTCACTACACCGCCTACGTGAAGGTGCGGCCCAAGGTGACGCCAGAGGACAAACGCTGGAAGTTCTTGCCGCACGGCAGCAAGGCCGAGCTCGACCAGGACGACGATCAGCTGAAGAAGCTGGAAGAGTTGCTTGCGAAGGAGAAGGCGCGGGAGCTGCACTTGAACTCGATGAACGACAGCGACGACTTCACCAACTCTAGCAGCAATTCATCTACCTCTGAGGAGTTCAATACCAACCCCAATGGACTCGGACCCGGCCAGAAGGATAAGCAGGAGGATGAGGCTGCCAATGTCCAGGCACCGCCAGGAAAATGGTATTACGTATCAGACTCGCGGGTTCAGGAGGTTAGCGAGGACACGGCGCTCAAGGCCCAGGCCTATCTGCTCTTCTACGAGCGCATCTACTAA
- the LOC4815571 gene encoding lysozyme, whose amino-acid sequence MRAAALALFYLGLVLGLLWVSPGALAKRYLRCELARKLLDRHGFERSLLSNWICLLEHESELETTRTTTNPNGSRSLGLFQINSRYCQEGRRGGICNVKCEDLLDENLIEAAVCAKRIQTTDGFRHWNGWQRYCRNTQNLPNLKVICGI is encoded by the exons ATGAGAGCAGCGGCGCTTGCATTGTTCTATCtgggtctggttctgggtctgCTGTGGGTCTCTCCCGGGGCACTGGCCAAGCGGTATCTCCGCTGCGAGCTGGCCCGCAAGCTGCTCGACCGGCACGGCTTTGAGCGCAGCCTTCTGTCCAACT GGATCTGTCTTCTGGAGCACGAGAGCGAACTGGAGACGACCCGAACCACTACGAACCCCAATGGATCGCGCAGCCTGGGCCTGTTCCAGATCAACAGTCGATACTGCCAGGAGGGGAGACGCGGTGGCATCTGCAACGTCAAGTGCGAAG ATCTCCTCGATGAGAATCTGATCGAGGCGGCCGTCTGTGCCAAGCGGATTCAGACCACGGACGGGTTTCGTCATTGGAATGGCTGGCAGCGCTACTGCCGCAACACCCAGAACCTGCCCAATCTGAAggtcatctgtggcatctag
- the mAChR-C gene encoding beta-1 adrenergic receptor yields the protein MMMMMFIIIIDDDGGTATATATVRASGTSTTNDAHESLPLPLPLPYALSVDTKSRITEVLAPWTHGGSVISTGPLPDGCPLTSRALGSALVLAILGTCVFCVRVGRLMAFGGESYPYPIMWSVQNATKWNDSLAEEEHTVGGAGALPGAHSSGLSAGHVLWLAINALLFVLILGGNVLTIVAVRTCRNLRSVISNLFILSLAISDFCVGLALPYHLVFYMGSDLGAMQGPCLLRFFLFICACCVSMLTLISIAVDRYLAVVYALHYRRYMTRRVAYAIITSNWCAGALVALMPVFWNRWTLAQACEFDEVLSPGYVAGVITPGFVIIWICMLMVYWRIMREASKQAQRLRHASCVVYDTDSSSRGLLHPDWKSVQIVVFIMGCFTLCWLPYFCVAIAQLFSICRSSSMIYKITFSLAIANSALNPIIYSWKNSGFRRAFAQTLCCKSTRFCHVDGGDEEADQLPPDCKHRIDRELEAASSSASSSAAYHTAIKSDSKSKSTQSPPPLSPTQ from the exons atgatgatgatgatgttcaTCATTATCATCGATGACGATGGTGgcaccgccacagccacagccacagtcagagCCAGCGGAACGTCAACAACAAACGACGCCCACGAatctctgcctttgcctctgcctctgccctaTGCTCTCTCTGTCGACACGAAGAGCCGAATAACCGAAGTCCTTGCCCCATGGACGCACGGGGGTTCTGTAATATCTACTGGCCCACTGCCAGATGGTTGCCCACTGACGTCGCGTGCGCTTGGATCTGCTCTCGTACTCGCGATTCTCGGAACTTGTGTTTTCTGCGTGCGTGTCGGCCGCCTCATGGCCTTTGGAGGGGAATCATATCCATATCCGATCATGTGGTCCGTGCAGAACGCCACTAAATGGAACGACTCCCTGGCGGAGGAGGAACATACGgtaggaggagcaggagcgctACCAGGAGCACACTCATCCGGTTTGAGTGCGGGCCATGTGCTCTGGCTGGCCATCAATGCGCTGCTCTTTGTCCTCATTCTGGGCGGGAATGTGCTCACCATTGTCGCCGTCCGCACCTGCCGCAACCTGCGCTCCGTCATCTCAAATCTGTTCATCCTCTCGCTGGCGATATCCGACTTTTGCGTGGGCCTGGCCCTGCCCTACCACCTGGTCTTCTACATGGGCTCCGACCTGGGCGCCATGCAGGGCCCCTGCCTGCTGCGCTTCTTCCTGTTCATCTGCGCCTGCTGCGTCTCCATGCTGACGCTCATCTCGATAGCCGTCGATCGGTACTTGGCAGTAGTCTACGCCCTTCACTACAGGAG ATACATGACTCGTCGTGTGGCCTATGCCATCATCACCTCCAATTGGTGTGCCGGCGCCCTGGTGGCCCTGATGCCGGTGTTCTGGAACCGCTGGACTCTGGCGCAGGCCTGCGAATTCGACGAGGTCCTGTCCCCGGGCTACGTGGCCGGTGTAATAACGCCGGGCTTCGTGATCATCTGGATCTGCATGCTGATGGTCTACTGGCGGATAATGCGCGAGGCCTCCAAGCAGGCGCAGCGGCTGAGGCATGCGTCGTGCGTGGTCTACGAcacggacagcagcagcaggggcctGCTGCATCCCGACTGGAAGAGCGTCCAGATCGTGGTCTTCATCATGGGCTGCTTCACGCTCTGCTGGCTGCCGTACTTCTGCGTGGCGATTGCCCAGCTCTTCAGCATCTGCCGCAGCAGCTCGATGATCTACAAGATCACCTTCTCGTTGGCCATCGCCAACTCGGCCCTCAATCCGATCATCTACTCGTGGAAAAACTCCGGCTTCCGGCGCGCCTTCGCCCAGACCCTCTGCTGCAAGTCGACGCGTTTCTGCCACGTCGATGGCGGCGACGAGGAGGCCGATCAGCTGCCACCGGACTGCAAGCATCGGATCGATAGGGAGTTGGAggcggcctcctcctccgcctcatCATCGGCCGCCTACCACACGGCCATCAAGTCCGACTCTAAGTCCAAGTCCACTcagtcccctccccccctctcgcCCACACAGTGA
- the Usp16-45 gene encoding ubiquitin carboxyl-terminal hydrolase 45 isoform X2, whose protein sequence is MGKKRQMDNHDNASSTDSGQEDSHGQTIGASGSAGAAGVGSSGADGPMTSCCQHIKKSVDAARLRRQLKATGLVYECSQCQKNQGAASGSGSGSGDLDCDFEIDSTLWLCLKCGTQLCGRSRKQHALQHYKTPHSDSHALAMNTRSFEIWCYGCDNKVTPNSRKNLLECVELVKRLAQKPPAEPPVEAPTVIAVATPSPPTITDIELKFKSALQTLGPIVPMTGGSFEDINSGISGGNLTAIPLPAPPGATALTSSSPVRGMATGTDSTAGGPNPPDSPKSEVERLPRVRGLTNLGNTCFFNAVMQCLAQTPFLLSVLRELSEPGEEFVLPGGKFDFKDKGSTELPIIRGTLSSWGSLTSALANALEELQVGGGVFTPRKLFDKLCAKCPQFTGGDQHDAHELLRQLLESVRNEDLKRYQRVILQNLGYKDQDSQNVSEEMRRKCKIYGKQAGDRILRPEQVFRGFLVSTLTCQDCHSVSSRHEYFLDMSLPVAVEKPQPPQRRKPSPESSPFPISGQTQTQNQNQLQLQSPTKINTKFTTPEDGNPFAADASSSSFYLHANQQETVGPSKSQVKKDKERERKAKRAAKHLRYKQAQKLTLKLNGNGTGSQADADSEANNELDAVDTGTGGGDGDSQTTSDGQGHHKEELISSSSTTSENSDADIEDNLVEETATTRDRAKTRGVAGGSSSASSAQGGNSSSSSSRFFTDTNGNAQPLGEKRDDTPENMDKDSLEEDENGIATSPLPSGISKTTTTTTTTTTAANNNEASRSPQQQRERRKEDGRSSADIVTAGVSEVGASSIRQISVELDLPPNGVVREEAGEANTDKVAKLQLQEIATQLALSDYTLEATAATTAAASATAEGVAASAAAAGVAAAAAAAAAARAKRVRTYSYSDWSTTIAPRYQCEDGECSVQSCLNSFTAVELMTGQNKVGCDSCTQRLNGNDPKAKSVNTNATKQLLVSSPPAVLILHLKRFQLGPRCIFRKLTRPVSYPNMLDIAAFCGSKVKNLPNIDRKQKKLLYALYGVVEHSGGMYGGHYTAYVKVRPKVTPEDKRWKFLPHGSKAELDQDDDQLKKLEELLAKEKARELHLNSMNDSDDFTNSSSNSSTSEEFNTNPNGLGPGQKDKQEDEAANVQAPPGKWYYVSDSRVQEVSEDTALKAQAYLLFYERIY, encoded by the exons ATGGGGAAGAAGCGTCAGATGGACAACCACGACAATGCCAGTTCAACGGACTCTGGCCAGGAGGATAGCCACGGGCAGACGATCGGGGCCAGCGGCTCGGCAGGCGCTGCTGGTGTTGGCAGTTCGGGGGCCGATGGCCCCATGACCAGCTGCTGCCAGCACATCAAGAAATCGGTGGATGCGGCCCGACTGCGGCGTCAACTGAAGGCCACCGGCCTAGTCTACGAGTGTTCGCAGTGCCAAAAGAATCAGGGCGCTGCCTCCGGTTCGGGATCAGGCTCAGGAGACCTGGACTGCGACTTTGAGATCGACAGCACGCTCTGGCTGTGCCTCAAGTGCGGCACCCAGCTTTGCGGGCGGTCACGCAAGCAGCACGCCCTCCAGCACTATAAG ACACCACACTCGGACTCGCATGCGTTGGCCATGAACACAAGATCCTTTGAGATATGGTGCTATGGCTGCGACAACAAGGTCACCCCCAACTCCCGCAAGAACCTGCTCGAGTGCGTCGAGCTGGTGAAGCGTCTGGCCCAGAAGCCACCCGCCGAACCGCCCGTGGAGGCCCCCACCGTCATCGCCGTGGCCACCCCCAGTCCGCCCACTATAACCGACATCGAACTGAAATTTAAATCGGCCCTGCAGACGCTTGGACCCATTGTGCCCATGACGGGTGGCTCCTTTGAGGATATCAACAGTGGCATCAGCGGGGGCAACCTAACGGCCATACCCCTGCCGGCACCGCCCGGAGCCACTGCcctcaccagcagcagccctgtTCGAGGCATGGCCACGGGGACCGACTCCACCGCCGGCGGTCCAAATCCCCCAGACTCGCCCAAGAGCGAAGTTGAGCGACTGCCGCGCGTCCGCGGACTGACCAATTTGGGCAACACTTGCTTCTTCAATGCCGTGATGCAGTGCCTCGCCCAGACCCCGTTCCTGCTCAGTGTCCTCCGCGAGCTGTCGGAGCCAGGAGAGGA ATTCGTGCTGCCCGGTGGGAAGTTCGACTTCAAGGACAAGGGCTCCACCGAACTGCCGATCATCCGGGGTACCCTCTCCTCCTGGGGTAGCCTCACATCGGCCTTGGCCAATGCCCTCGAGGAGCTGCAGGTGGGTGGTGGTGTCTTCACGCCCCGCAAGCTCTTCGACAAGTTGTGCGCCAAGTGTCCGCAGTTTACGGGCGGGGACCAGCACGACGCCCACGAGCTGCTGCGGCAGTTGCTGGAAAGTGTGCGTAACGAGGATCTCAAGCGCTATCAGCGCGTCATCCTGCAGAACCTCGGCTACAAGGACCAGGACAGCCAAAACGTATCGGAGGAGATGCGTCGGAAGTGCAAGATTTACGGCAAACAGGCCGGCGACCGCATCCTGCGCCCGGAGCAGGTCTTCCGCGGCTTCCTCGTCTCGACGCTGACCTGCCAGGACTGCCACAGCGTCTCGTCACGGCACGAGTACTTCCTGGACATGTCCCTGCCGGTGGCTGTCGAGAAGCCCCAGCCACCGCAGCGGCGCAAGCCCAGTCCCGAGAGCTCGCCCTTCCCCATCAGCGGCCAGACGcagacccagaaccagaaccagttgcagttgcagtccCCGACCAAAATAAACACCAAGTTCACGACTCCCGAGGATGGCAACCCCTTCGCGGCGgacgcctcctcctcctcgttctACCTGCACGCCAACCAGCAGGAGACAGTCGGTCCGTCCAAGTCGCAGGTGAAAAAGGATAAGGAGCGCGAGCGCAAGGCCAAGCGGGCGGCCAAACACCTTCGTTACAAGCAGGCCCAGAAGCTCACCCTCAAGCTTAATGGGAACGGAACGGGCAGCCAGGCAGATGCCGATTCCGAGGCGAACAATGAGCTGGATGCCGTCGACACAGGGACGGGCGGCGGCGACGGGGATAGCCAGACGACCAGCGATGGCCAGGGTCATCACAAGGAGGAGCTAATTTCCTCGAGCTCCACCACATCGGAGAATTCGGACGCCGATATTGAGGATAATTTGGTGGAGGAAACGGCAACGACCAGGGACAGGGCCAAGACCAGAGGAGTCGCCGGTGGCTCATCATCCGCTTCATCCGCTCAAGGaggcaacagcagtagcagcagcagcaggtttTTCACCGACACCAATGGGAACGCCCAGCCGTTGGGCGAGAAGCGGGATGACACGCCGGAGAACATGGACAAGGACTCCCTCGAAGAGGACGAGAACG GCATAGCCACTAGTCCGTTGCCCAGCGGCATCAGTAAAACGACGACgaccaccaccactaccaccaccgccgccaacAACAATGAGGCCTCCAGAAgtccacagcagcagcgggagcggAGGAAGGAGGACGGCCGATCATCTGCGGACATAGTCACAGCAGGCGTGAGCGAAGTGGGAGCCTCCTCCATACGGCAAATCTCGGTTGAATTGGACCTGCCACCGAACGGAGTCGTCCGAGAAGAGGCGGGAGAGGCGAATACGGATAAGGTTGCTAagctccagctgcaggagATAGCCACCCAACTGGCTTTAAGTGACTACACCTTGGAGGCCACAgcggcaacgacagctgcagcTTCGGCCACAGCCGAAGGagtggcagcatcagcagcggcggcaggagtagcggcagctgcagcagcggcagcagcagcacgcgCTAAGCGCGTGCGAACTTACAGCTATTCGGACTGGAGCACCACGATAGCGCCGCGGTACCAGTGCGAGGACGGAGAGTGCTCTGTTCAGTCCTGCCTCAACAGCTTCACTGCCGTCGAGCTGATGACCGGCCAGAACAAGGTGGGCTGCGACAGCTGCACGCAGCGTCTGAATGGGAACGATCCGAAGGCAAAGTCGGTCAACACGAACGCCACCAAGCAGCTGCTGGTGTCCAGCCCGCCGGCGGTGCTCATCCTACACCTGAAGCGCTTCCAGCTGGGTCCGCGCTGCATATTCCGAAAGCTGACGCGGCCGGTCAGCTACCCAAACATGCTGGACATTGCCGCCTTCTGCGGGTCCAAGGTTAAGAATCTGCCCAATATCGATCGCAAGCAGAAGAAACTATTGTACGCTCTATACGGTGTGGTGGAACACTCGGGCGGTATGTACGGCGGTCACTACACCGCCTACGTGAAGGTGCGGCCCAAGGTGACGCCAGAGGACAAACGCTGGAAGTTCTTGCCGCACGGCAGCAAGGCCGAGCTCGACCAGGACGACGATCAGCTGAAGAAGCTGGAAGAGTTGCTTGCGAAGGAGAAGGCGCGGGAGCTGCACTTGAACTCGATGAACGACAGCGACGACTTCACCAACTCTAGCAGCAATTCATCTACCTCTGAGGAGTTCAATACCAACCCCAATGGACTCGGACCCGGCCAGAAGGATAAGCAGGAGGATGAGGCTGCCAATGTCCAGGCACCGCCAGGAAAATGGTATTACGTATCAGACTCGCGGGTTCAGGAGGTTAGCGAGGACACGGCGCTCAAGGCCCAGGCCTATCTGCTCTTCTACGAGCGCATCTACTAA